The Luteolibacter arcticus genome includes the window GCTTGAGGTAAACGCCCAGCCAGCAGAAGGAGTGGTCTCGCTCCACCCAGGCATGGGCGACGCGGTAGCGGGCCCCGGCGTCGCGTCCCCATTCGTAGGGGCGAAGCCAGGTCCAGCCGGCAAAGACCAGGGAAATGGCGAGGCAGACGGCCAGGAGCTTGGTGCGGCGGTTCAACGGGCGTGGTTGATAGAGGCTGGCGTGAAACCCGCAAACGCAAAACGGGCGGACCTTCGCAGGTCCGCCCGTGGGGTGACAGGGTTGTCAGAGGCGATCAGTGCTCGTAGCCGCCTTCGCCGTGTTCGGCGAGGTCGAGGCCGGAGGTTTCAACTTCCGGATCAGGGCGGAAACCGAGCACCGCCTTGACGATGAAGGCGATGACCGCGGTGGCGACCACGCTCCAGACGATGGTCAGGCCGACTGCCTTGAATTGCTCCATGAGCAGGCCGTCCTTGAGGGGGCCGACCACGGAGTTGGCCTTCTCATCGGCGAAGACGCCGGTGAGGATGGCTCCGAGGGTGCCGCCCACGCCGTGCACGCCGAAGGTATCGAGCGCATCGTCATAACCGAGCATCTTCTTGAGGTAAGCGACGGCGAAGAAGGGAACGACACCGGCGATCACGCCCATGATGACGGACGAGGTGGCGGTGACGAAGCCAGCGGCTGGCGTGATGACCACGAGGCCGGCAACGATGCCCGAGCAGAAGCCGAGGACGCTGGGCTTGCCCTTGAGGAGCCATTCGGCGGCTGCCCATGCGAGACCGGCGGTGCCAGCGCAGAGGGTGGTGGTGACGAAGGCGTTGGTGGCGACGGCGTCGGCACCGAGGGCGGAGCCGGCGTTGAATCCATACCAGCCGACCCAGAGCATGCCGGTGCCGACCATGCAGAGCACCATGCTGTGCGGAGCCATCGGCTCCTTGCCGTAATTGATGCGCTTGCCGAGGATCAGGCAGAGCACCAGGGCGCTCCAACCGGAGGTCATGTGAACCACGGTGCCGCCGGCGAAGTCGATGGCCTTGATGGTGGCATTTGGATTCAACGGACCGCACATGAAGCCGACCGTGGACCACACCATGTGGGCGAAGGGGAAGTAGACGGCGAACATCCAGAGGAGGATGAAAGCCATGATGGAGATGAACTTCATGCGCTCCGCGATGGCACCGACGATCAGGGCCGGGGTGATGATCGCGAAGGTGAGCTGGAACATGGCCCACATGCCATCCGAGATCCAGTAGTAGCCGGCACCGACAGCACCCGGCTCAACGCCCTTGAACATGGCATTGCTCATGTCGCCGATGAAGGCGCTCTTGGCATCCACTCCGAAGGAGAGCGAGTAGCCGCAGAGCCACCAAAGCGGGGTGATCATGCAGGCGCAACCGAGGCACTGGGCGAGCACGGAGAGCACGTTCTTCTTGCGAACCAGACCGCCGTAGAAAAGAGCCAGGCCCGGCAGCGTCATGAACAGCACAAGGGCGGTGCTGACCATCTGCCAGGCATTGTGACCAGGGCCGGGGCCGGCGACGAGGGAGGTCGCACCGCTGGTCTTTTCCGGTCGCGCCACATTGTTCATGTAGGCTTCGATATCGGCCAAGCGCTCTTCAACCGTCGGCGTGGGTGCTGCGGCTTCGGCTGCGGGAGCGGCCGGCTCGGCTGCCGGGGGCGGGGTTGCTTCTTGCGCGTGGGCCACGGGGGCCAACGGCAAGACCATCATTGCAAGGGCAGCCAGTGCACAGGCACCGCTTACCATTCGTGTTTTCAGGCTCATGTCGACTCGGTTTCGGATGGATTGGACCTCCGGAATCTTGACCGATTCCGGCGGTAAAAGTGGCGGGAGCAGATGCCATGCCAGAGGTGCTCCAGTCAGTTAGGGTGACACGGTGGACGGTCTTCGTGGAGCTGCCGTCCTCTTCGCTAGGTTCGTGGCGAGAGACGTTGGAGCTGGCAGCGAGCGAATCGTCCTAACAGACATGGCTGTTACTTTTCAATCTTGCCACAGGCTCAGGGTGACTCTAGGTAGCCCCCGGCTGAGTGCCGCCCGCGTTCTTTTCACTGGACATGATCTTTCAGGTTTCTTAAATAACGCCTGATAGGCAGCGTCCGGTCGCATTAGCATGCGAGCTGCACAATGCCAAAGTCCCGCCGGATTCAGGCTTCGGTCTCGGTCCGGTGGCGGCTAGCAGCAACCGAACAACCGAATACCAAGATGCGCAAATACACCAAAACTGTCGGCGCCCTGGCCGCTGCCTCCGCCCTTGTGGCTGGCTACGCCTCGGCGGGAGACCTCGAAGGCTTCACCGGTGAAGTCCACGTCGGCTATCACTCGATCTACGACTTCCGTTTCGTGGACCTGGGTAGCGACCTGGTCGAAGCGGGCGTGGACGTCGCCTACGCGCTGAACGAAGACTGGAGCTTCAAGGCCGGTGCCTGGTACGGCAGCGTGAACGACTCCCAGACGATCGGGGGCAACTTCAACGAACTCGATCTGTATGCCGCCGCCGCCACCTCGCTCGGCCCGGTGAACCTCGAACTCGGCTACATCTACTACTACTACCCGGATGCTATCGGTGCGGACACCCAGGAAGTTTACCTTTCGGGTTTCGTTGACATCGTGTGGGGAATCTCCGCCGGTGCCACCTACTTCTACGACTTCGATTCGAACAACGGTTGGTATCTCCAGCCTGAAATTCGCAAGTCTTTCGAATTCAACGAGTGCCTTGCCCTGAACCTGTCCGCTGGCGTGGGCGTTGCCGATGGCCTGAACTATCAGGTCGACGCGAACCCGCTCTCCAACGGCTCGCACGACGGCTTCCAAGGCTGGTTCATCAAGGCCGA containing:
- a CDS encoding TorF family putative porin, whose product is MRKYTKTVGALAAASALVAGYASAGDLEGFTGEVHVGYHSIYDFRFVDLGSDLVEAGVDVAYALNEDWSFKAGAWYGSVNDSQTIGGNFNELDLYAAAATSLGPVNLELGYIYYYYPDAIGADTQEVYLSGFVDIVWGISAGATYFYDFDSNNGWYLQPEIRKSFEFNECLALNLSAGVGVADGLNYQVDANPLSNGSHDGFQGWFIKAELPWEFRDGVTLAPYVKYTDADSDLAGDINSLEGGQEHIIAGVKIAVGF
- a CDS encoding ammonium transporter; translation: MSLKTRMVSGACALAALAMMVLPLAPVAHAQEATPPPAAEPAAPAAEAAAPTPTVEERLADIEAYMNNVARPEKTSGATSLVAGPGPGHNAWQMVSTALVLFMTLPGLALFYGGLVRKKNVLSVLAQCLGCACMITPLWWLCGYSLSFGVDAKSAFIGDMSNAMFKGVEPGAVGAGYYWISDGMWAMFQLTFAIITPALIVGAIAERMKFISIMAFILLWMFAVYFPFAHMVWSTVGFMCGPLNPNATIKAIDFAGGTVVHMTSGWSALVLCLILGKRINYGKEPMAPHSMVLCMVGTGMLWVGWYGFNAGSALGADAVATNAFVTTTLCAGTAGLAWAAAEWLLKGKPSVLGFCSGIVAGLVVITPAAGFVTATSSVIMGVIAGVVPFFAVAYLKKMLGYDDALDTFGVHGVGGTLGAILTGVFADEKANSVVGPLKDGLLMEQFKAVGLTIVWSVVATAVIAFIVKAVLGFRPDPEVETSGLDLAEHGEGGYEH